One genomic region from Reichenbachiella ulvae encodes:
- a CDS encoding TonB-dependent receptor, protein MAQSIDSTDQILEVVTISSDLFEHQQIEFGGSVSALSHQQLERADALNLQPVLNSVPGVFMQSGTLSTNRITIRGIGSRSPFGTDKIKAYLDDIPLSSGEGETTLEDIDFATLRNVEVYRGPVSTVFGAGLGGAIHLQSRELEPGTSASLDAMVGSFGLRKYNVRAQVADEKKSLGLFYQDVHSDGYRDNNNYDRQSITALARAEVFANSKLSLYANYTSLTAQIPSSLNQDDYNNNPEGAAFVWGDVEGQEDSERMRLGLSLRTQYNPRTQSTVTLFFNAHQASEIRPSFLGDLESDQANGGIRAHIKRSFLSQNQLQVVMGVEGFLESYRYQEFSTDTGDKELDYDQNRSYGNVFLAAEYYPTDDWIVSIGGNMNGSAYQLSDELPATGDDQSGDYNFTPVFSPKLSLTRKLTSDIAAYALVSQGFSLPSFEQSLHPDGAINYDLKPESGWNYELGIKGRTLGQKLYFELVGYRMKTQDLIVDRTIDAVTYGVNAGSAIHDGIEVLLDHRTLESSLLTINQRLSYSWMSYHFDEFVDGADDYSGNRMTGVPQYNLDYSIDFKLKMGLYLIGNLQAVGSQSILDDSSLYTDAYQLIHAKLGYEKKWNNLKLNLYAGVNNLTDTKYASMLQINAGSGRYYYPGLPINYFGGVKLGYGF, encoded by the coding sequence ATGGCTCAGTCAATCGACAGCACCGATCAGATCCTGGAGGTAGTCACTATCTCATCCGATTTGTTTGAGCATCAGCAGATCGAGTTTGGCGGATCGGTATCGGCGCTGAGTCATCAGCAGCTAGAGCGCGCAGATGCTTTGAATCTTCAACCGGTGTTGAATTCGGTACCGGGTGTGTTTATGCAGTCTGGTACACTAAGCACCAATCGCATTACTATCCGGGGTATTGGTTCGCGATCGCCTTTTGGGACAGACAAGATCAAGGCCTATCTAGATGATATTCCCCTGTCTTCCGGAGAGGGAGAAACCACACTGGAAGACATTGATTTTGCAACGCTGCGAAATGTGGAAGTTTATCGTGGTCCTGTTTCCACGGTATTTGGTGCGGGTCTGGGAGGAGCGATTCACCTGCAAAGTAGAGAGTTAGAGCCGGGAACTTCTGCTTCGCTAGATGCCATGGTCGGTTCTTTTGGTTTGCGGAAATATAACGTCCGAGCACAAGTGGCAGACGAAAAGAAAAGCCTGGGACTCTTCTATCAGGATGTGCATAGCGATGGCTACCGTGACAACAACAACTATGACCGACAGTCCATCACGGCATTGGCCAGAGCGGAAGTCTTTGCAAACTCCAAGCTAAGCCTCTACGCGAATTATACAAGCCTGACGGCTCAGATTCCCAGCTCTCTGAATCAGGATGACTATAACAATAATCCAGAAGGTGCGGCCTTCGTCTGGGGAGATGTCGAGGGGCAGGAGGACAGTGAGCGAATGCGACTGGGGCTTTCTCTTCGTACGCAGTACAATCCACGTACCCAGTCGACGGTGACTTTGTTTTTCAATGCCCACCAGGCCAGCGAAATACGCCCCTCCTTTTTAGGAGATCTGGAGAGTGATCAAGCCAATGGCGGGATCCGTGCCCACATCAAAAGAAGTTTTCTGTCTCAGAATCAATTACAAGTCGTGATGGGAGTGGAAGGTTTTTTGGAGTCCTATCGTTATCAGGAGTTCAGCACTGACACGGGGGACAAGGAACTGGACTATGATCAAAACCGAAGTTATGGCAATGTGTTCTTGGCAGCAGAGTATTACCCTACAGACGACTGGATTGTCTCTATTGGAGGGAATATGAATGGGTCGGCCTATCAGTTAAGTGATGAATTGCCAGCAACAGGGGATGACCAAAGTGGAGACTACAATTTCACACCCGTTTTCTCTCCCAAACTCAGCCTGACGAGGAAGTTGACATCAGATATAGCCGCTTACGCTTTGGTGTCTCAGGGTTTTTCCCTTCCGTCCTTCGAGCAAAGTCTACATCCAGATGGAGCGATCAATTATGACTTGAAACCCGAGAGTGGCTGGAATTATGAGTTGGGCATCAAGGGCCGAACACTAGGGCAGAAACTATATTTCGAGCTAGTGGGCTATCGAATGAAAACACAGGACCTGATCGTGGACCGAACGATCGATGCGGTGACTTATGGCGTCAATGCCGGATCGGCCATTCATGATGGGATCGAAGTGCTATTGGATCATCGAACCCTTGAGAGCAGTCTGTTGACGATCAATCAAAGGCTATCTTATAGTTGGATGTCCTATCACTTCGATGAGTTTGTAGATGGTGCTGATGATTACTCTGGCAACCGCATGACAGGAGTGCCACAGTATAATCTGGATTATTCCATTGATTTCAAACTGAAGATGGGGTTGTACCTGATTGGCAATTTGCAGGCAGTGGGGTCTCAATCCATTCTTGATGATAGCAGTTTATACACGGATGCGTACCAGCTGATTCATGCTAAGCTGGGCTATGAGAAAAAGTGGAACAATCTGAAACTGAACCTATATGCAGGTGTGAATAACCTGACCGATACTAAGTATGCCTCTATGCTGCAGATCAATGCCGGATCAGGCCGCTACTACTACCCCGGCCTGCCCATCAACTACTTTGGAGGTGTGAAGCTGGGGTATGGGTTTTAA
- the ppk2 gene encoding polyphosphate kinase 2: protein MELSDLSKKQYSKLLERYQIELLKLQKHIVKHGLRVVILFEGRDAAGKGGTIKRFIEHMNPREFRVIALGKPNKKEKTQWYFQRYIKHLPAAGEIMFFDRSWYNRAVVEPVMGFCSENQYRLFMKQVNAVEKMLTDDGVHLIKFWLDIAKDEQETRFDDRQSDPLKTWKLSPVDMKAQGMWDEFSKYINLMLEKTSSDHAPWLRVDANNKKVARLNMISTVLEMFEYEGKSIDVHQSNAEITTVQKSKYP, encoded by the coding sequence ATGGAACTGAGCGATCTGAGCAAAAAGCAGTACAGCAAACTCCTGGAGCGCTACCAGATAGAACTCCTAAAACTCCAAAAGCACATCGTCAAACATGGTCTTAGAGTTGTCATTTTGTTCGAGGGTAGAGATGCTGCTGGTAAAGGAGGAACCATCAAGCGTTTCATTGAGCACATGAACCCTCGTGAGTTTCGAGTGATCGCACTGGGCAAACCCAATAAAAAAGAAAAAACGCAATGGTATTTTCAGCGCTACATCAAGCATCTCCCAGCTGCTGGTGAAATCATGTTCTTTGACCGTAGCTGGTACAATAGAGCAGTGGTCGAGCCTGTCATGGGCTTTTGCTCAGAAAATCAATATCGATTGTTCATGAAGCAAGTCAATGCAGTCGAAAAAATGCTCACTGATGATGGCGTACACCTGATCAAATTTTGGCTGGACATAGCCAAAGACGAGCAAGAAACGAGATTTGACGACAGACAGAGCGACCCCTTGAAAACCTGGAAGCTAAGTCCTGTAGATATGAAAGCGCAGGGCATGTGGGACGAATTTTCAAAATACATCAATCTGATGCTGGAAAAGACCAGCAGTGATCATGCGCCCTGGCTCAGAGTAGATGCCAACAATAAAAAAGTGGCTCGCCTCAATATGATTAGTACAGTTCTGGAAATGTTCGAATATGAAGGCAAATCCATAGATGTACATCAATCTAATGCAGAAATCACTACTGTACAAAAGTCCAAATACCCATGA
- a CDS encoding ATP-binding protein has product MKRLNESLKPGKVLILYGARRVGKTALVKTLIKEYSEENYLLLNGEDSDAARLLENQSIANYKRLVSNKSLLIIDEAQQIPEIGRKLKLMVDEIPNLRVLATGSSVFDLSNKLGEPLVGRKYTMHLFPLAQMELQGSEDLLQTQANLEERLIFGSYPELWHLSSAKEKERYLQELVDSYLLKDILAYEGIRKSNKIYDLLRLLAFQLGKEVSTHELANNLSGISRNTVEQYLELLTKVFVIYPVGAYSNNLRKEISKSKRWYFSDNGIRNALIRNFNPFALRNDVGELWENYLASERIKYLSYTESDCSKFFWRTYDQQELDWVEEKQGQLFAYEFKWNQKKKAKLPKAWEKAYPESQFSVIDPSNYLDWIT; this is encoded by the coding sequence TTGAAACGGCTAAATGAGAGCCTTAAGCCAGGAAAGGTGTTGATTCTCTATGGTGCCAGAAGAGTGGGGAAAACGGCATTGGTTAAAACTTTGATCAAGGAATATTCTGAAGAGAATTACTTGTTGTTGAATGGTGAAGATAGTGATGCAGCAAGGCTTTTAGAAAATCAATCAATCGCGAATTATAAGAGGTTGGTATCCAATAAATCTCTATTGATAATCGACGAAGCTCAGCAAATCCCTGAAATAGGAAGGAAACTAAAACTGATGGTAGATGAAATACCGAACCTGAGAGTTCTTGCTACTGGTTCCTCGGTATTTGATCTCAGTAATAAGTTAGGGGAGCCATTAGTAGGGCGCAAATATACTATGCACTTATTTCCCTTGGCACAAATGGAGTTGCAAGGCAGTGAAGATTTGCTGCAAACGCAAGCCAATTTAGAAGAGCGATTGATATTTGGTAGCTACCCCGAACTGTGGCATTTGTCCTCTGCAAAAGAGAAGGAGAGATACTTACAGGAATTGGTAGACAGTTATTTGCTAAAAGATATATTGGCCTATGAGGGGATTAGAAAATCAAATAAAATCTATGATTTGCTTAGGTTATTGGCTTTTCAATTGGGGAAGGAAGTGAGCACACATGAGCTGGCAAACAATCTCAGTGGTATTTCTAGAAATACTGTAGAGCAGTACCTTGAATTGTTGACCAAAGTGTTCGTTATCTATCCTGTTGGTGCATATAGTAATAATCTGAGGAAAGAGATAAGCAAAAGTAAAAGGTGGTACTTTAGTGATAATGGTATTCGTAATGCCCTAATTCGTAATTTTAATCCCTTCGCACTTAGGAATGATGTAGGAGAGCTGTGGGAAAATTATTTGGCAAGCGAACGGATCAAATACCTGTCATATACAGAATCTGACTGTAGCAAATTTTTCTGGAGGACCTATGACCAGCAAGAGTTGGATTGGGTGGAGGAAAAGCAGGGGCAGCTGTTTGCTTACGAATTTAAATGGAATCAAAAGAAAAAGGCAAAGCTTCCAAAAGCTTGGGAGAAAGCTTATCCCGAATCTCAGTTTTCTGTCATTGATCCATCGAATTATCTGGATTGGATTACCTGA
- a CDS encoding LysE family translocator, translating into MTSLISLFAIAFVFSYAGSIPPGSINLSVVQLAMRDRKAGALSLGLAAAMIEFVYAGIAVRFQIYLTENIEIATWFRWISGTVLIVLGLVNWFQKPKEKKEEPSGEKRAGFVKGLMLAIMNPLAIPYWLTVSAYLQTMNWVNLTDDNYLIFVAGVSSGTFLLMVTATYLGSRFSSIQNNRFLLFKVPAIIFVVMGIWTFVQ; encoded by the coding sequence ATGACATCATTGATATCTTTATTCGCAATCGCCTTTGTTTTTAGTTATGCGGGTTCTATCCCACCGGGCTCGATCAATTTGTCCGTAGTTCAGTTGGCGATGCGAGATCGCAAGGCAGGGGCTTTGAGTCTGGGGCTAGCTGCTGCTATGATTGAGTTTGTATATGCAGGTATTGCCGTTCGTTTTCAAATCTATCTGACCGAAAACATTGAGATAGCTACCTGGTTTCGGTGGATATCAGGTACGGTATTGATCGTATTAGGATTGGTCAACTGGTTCCAAAAACCGAAAGAGAAAAAGGAGGAACCCAGTGGGGAAAAACGTGCAGGATTTGTAAAAGGCCTAATGCTGGCTATAATGAATCCATTGGCCATTCCCTATTGGCTCACCGTATCGGCCTATTTGCAGACGATGAACTGGGTCAACCTTACGGATGACAATTATTTGATCTTTGTAGCTGGAGTGTCCTCTGGTACTTTTTTACTGATGGTGACGGCCACTTATCTGGGGAGCCGTTTTTCCTCTATTCAAAACAATCGTTTCTTATTGTTCAAAGTACCGGCGATCATATTTGTGGTCATGGGTATTTGGACTTTTGTACAGTAG
- a CDS encoding DEAD/DEAH box helicase: MSATIKDQKAILNKLGIETLNPMQQAAHLAITEHPEVILLSPTGTGKTLAFLLPIIAALDPAVEGIQVLILVPSRELAIQIEQVIREMGSGYKANAIYGGRSGFKDRVDLKHAPAILVGTPGRIADHIRRETISTESIQTLVLDEFDKSLEVGFESEMTEIVASLSHLDKKILTSATQKAEVPEFVGLRNPQQLNYLDQAKSQLEIRRVVSPDAEKLEMLVHLIGHLGEQNGIIFCSLKDTIQEVSDYLEERHIGHACFYGGLEQMDRERSLIKFRNGTQRILIATDLAARGIDVPELDFIIHYELPFKKEEFTHRNGRTARMNSNGTAYILHGKKEKLPDFAMGAEAIDIRKDQIPVESPWETLHISGGRKDKISKGDIAGLFFKQGALEKHELGIIELKQDCAYVAVASQKVRPLVKSLNNVRLKSKKVRITLLY; this comes from the coding sequence ATGTCCGCAACTATCAAAGACCAAAAGGCGATTCTGAATAAGCTGGGAATCGAAACACTCAATCCCATGCAACAGGCTGCCCATCTAGCCATCACAGAACATCCAGAAGTCATCCTACTATCGCCCACAGGCACTGGCAAAACCCTGGCTTTTTTGCTTCCAATCATAGCTGCTTTGGATCCTGCAGTGGAGGGAATCCAGGTTTTGATCCTGGTGCCCTCTCGTGAACTTGCCATCCAAATCGAGCAGGTCATCAGAGAGATGGGAAGTGGCTATAAAGCCAATGCGATCTATGGGGGACGATCTGGATTCAAGGACAGAGTGGATCTGAAGCATGCTCCAGCTATTTTGGTGGGGACACCGGGTCGTATCGCTGATCACATCCGTAGGGAAACGATCAGTACCGAAAGCATTCAAACGCTGGTGCTCGATGAGTTTGACAAATCGTTGGAGGTAGGATTCGAATCAGAAATGACCGAGATCGTAGCTTCCCTGAGTCACCTGGACAAGAAAATACTCACCTCTGCTACTCAAAAGGCAGAGGTTCCTGAGTTTGTAGGTCTTCGCAATCCCCAACAACTCAACTACCTCGATCAGGCCAAAAGCCAACTCGAAATACGCAGGGTTGTTTCTCCTGATGCAGAGAAGTTAGAAATGTTGGTTCACCTCATAGGACATCTGGGCGAGCAAAATGGCATCATATTCTGTAGCCTAAAAGACACCATTCAAGAGGTCTCCGATTATCTGGAAGAAAGACATATAGGGCATGCTTGTTTCTATGGTGGACTGGAGCAGATGGATAGAGAGCGATCCCTGATCAAATTTCGCAATGGGACACAGCGTATTCTGATCGCTACGGACCTGGCTGCACGGGGGATAGACGTACCCGAGCTGGATTTTATCATCCACTACGAACTGCCTTTCAAAAAGGAGGAGTTTACCCATCGCAACGGACGAACCGCAAGGATGAATAGTAACGGAACGGCCTACATTCTCCATGGCAAGAAGGAGAAACTGCCGGATTTCGCAATGGGTGCTGAAGCCATTGACATTCGCAAGGATCAAATTCCAGTAGAAAGCCCCTGGGAGACCTTGCATATTTCTGGAGGGAGGAAGGATAAAATTTCTAAAGGAGACATAGCAGGACTATTCTTTAAGCAAGGAGCTCTGGAGAAACATGAGTTAGGAATCATCGAGCTCAAGCAAGATTGTGCCTATGTAGCGGTAGCCAGCCAGAAGGTGAGGCCTTTGGTCAAGAGCCTCAACAATGTCCGACTGAAATCAAAGAAAGTGAGGATCACACTGCTGTACTAG
- a CDS encoding saccharopine dehydrogenase family protein, with amino-acid sequence MTEKGIIVLGAGRSSSVLIDFLLDHAEPSGWRVTVGDLDIKMAEERIHGHARGQAISFDIHREEDKAQIKNFDLVISMVPAAFHIHVAKICAQEGVNMLTASYLNDDIKALEDQFKQNGVGLIMELGLDPGIDHMSAMKVLDKIKASGAKLKTFETFTGGLLAPSKDDNPWKYKFTWNPRNVVLAGQGYVKFLQEGRYKYIPYQKLFRRTEVIHIPEHGYFEGYANRDSLKYLDAYKLRGIETLYRGTLRRTGYCKAWDVFVQLGATDDTYQMQNVAELTHRQFINSFLSFNPNDSVELKLAHYLGLEIDGEEMHKLKWLGLFEEELVGLKEGTPAQVLEHILKKKWTIRPDEKDMIVMWHKFEYYEGKELKRLQSYMAVEGEDSVKTGMSKTVGLPLAVTAKLILEGKLQPKGVFIPTEKFIYEPVLEALEPYGVNFTECGME; translated from the coding sequence ATGACAGAAAAAGGAATCATCGTACTAGGTGCGGGAAGGTCCTCTTCCGTACTCATTGATTTTTTGTTGGATCATGCCGAACCCTCTGGATGGAGGGTCACAGTCGGCGATCTGGATATCAAAATGGCCGAAGAGCGTATACATGGACACGCCAGAGGTCAGGCAATCTCCTTTGATATACACAGAGAGGAGGATAAGGCACAGATCAAAAACTTTGATCTAGTCATCAGCATGGTGCCTGCAGCCTTTCATATCCATGTAGCGAAGATATGTGCCCAGGAAGGTGTGAATATGCTCACTGCCTCTTACCTCAATGATGACATCAAAGCACTGGAGGATCAATTTAAGCAAAATGGGGTCGGTTTGATCATGGAACTGGGACTGGATCCGGGGATCGATCATATGTCAGCCATGAAGGTGCTTGATAAAATCAAGGCTTCTGGCGCTAAATTGAAAACATTTGAGACGTTTACTGGCGGGCTCCTGGCACCAAGCAAAGATGACAATCCATGGAAATATAAATTCACCTGGAATCCCCGCAATGTGGTGCTGGCAGGTCAGGGCTATGTCAAATTTCTGCAGGAGGGTCGCTACAAGTATATTCCTTACCAAAAATTGTTTCGTAGGACAGAGGTCATACATATACCAGAGCATGGATATTTCGAAGGCTATGCCAACAGAGACTCCCTGAAGTACCTGGATGCCTACAAACTAAGAGGGATAGAAACACTCTATCGTGGTACGCTCAGACGTACAGGCTATTGTAAAGCTTGGGACGTATTTGTCCAGTTAGGCGCAACAGACGATACTTATCAGATGCAAAATGTAGCTGAGCTAACTCACCGTCAGTTCATCAATTCTTTTCTGTCCTTTAACCCCAACGATTCGGTGGAGCTAAAACTGGCTCACTATCTGGGATTGGAAATCGATGGAGAAGAAATGCATAAACTCAAATGGCTCGGGTTATTCGAAGAAGAACTGGTGGGACTGAAGGAAGGTACACCCGCTCAGGTGTTGGAACATATTCTCAAGAAGAAGTGGACCATCCGACCAGACGAGAAAGATATGATCGTGATGTGGCACAAGTTCGAGTACTACGAAGGAAAAGAACTGAAGCGACTCCAATCCTACATGGCTGTAGAGGGAGAGGATTCGGTAAAAACAGGCATGTCCAAGACCGTTGGACTACCATTGGCTGTGACTGCAAAATTGATTCTGGAAGGGAAGTTGCAGCCAAAAGGTGTTTTTATCCCGACGGAAAAGTTTATTTACGAACCCGTCCTGGAGGCATTAGAGCCTTATGGGGTTAATTTTACGGAGTGTGGGATGGAGTAA